GTGTTGCAGTTAGACAGTCGGTCCGGAACACGTCTCACGAGTCCGGGGTTCCGAAGGAGACTGAAGGGCGCGCAGCATAGCATAGAACAGAAGACGTACAGGATCCTGCCGCAACAGGCGGTTATGTATACCTCTTCGTGATGTCACTGAACATGGCAATGATATATCTGATGATCGGCAACTTGCAAgcagcccgaggacgacgggctgAACATGAAGTCGCGTGATTCGTAAAATCGGCTTCCTGGCCCATTGAGCTTGTCAAGCTGCCTTCCAGAACTTTGTGCAGCATCGCTGCGTCGTGGAATATGTTGAGATGTGCGGAGGCAGCGCAGTCTGTCTGGGCCGTGCCTACGCACTGATGCTTTGGAGGCATAGACGGTCGGCTCGAAACGCGGACTCGGGCTCTCCTCTGTTCCCTTCAAGCACCGTTGGCTTCCTAGCTTTTCATGTATATAAAGACAACGGTGAGCCCGTGTCGACTCTCGTACCCTCTTTCGTGACTCAGATCATTATCAAACAATCTAATCCGGCTACTCTTGTATATAAAACATCAATAGTCCTCTAGTCGCCCTCTCTCTAGCAACAACACTCCTCAGCCGTCGCAATGAAGTCCTTTATCGCCATTGCtgtcttcgccgccgcggccctcgcctcgcccccggccGATGAGATCTGCGCACAACAATGCAACGCGGCCTTGGATAGttgcgtcgcggccggccaggccatcGCAGACTGCACGGGCACGTACATCAACTGCCTCGGCTTCAACCCTTATGATCAGGTGCCCTTCAAGAAGCCCACAGCTTGCCGCAAGGAGACTGAGGGGGCGTGTGCCGTCAGGTGCAACAAGAACATGGACACCTGCGTCGGGGacggcaacgccgcccaagccTGCACCCAGACTTACGTCCGGTGCCTTGGTTACAACCCCTACGAAAACGTGCGATACAAGAAGCCGACGGCTTGCCGTGCTTCCCAAAACAACTAAGCCGGCCGGCTCACTATGGTTATCCGCAAGCGCGGGTCGCAGGCGGCAACACCATCAAGAGCTACACCCATACGCACGCCCTGTGCCTCGGGCACAACCCCTATGACGAGGCGCCGTTCAAAGAGCCCGCTTCTTGCCGCAGATAGGAGGATCGAGGACGAGACTGAACAGCCGTCGTGAAGCGTGAGGGAAAGGGGCGAGGCCGCAGAAAACCCAATATATATGACAATGGCACTGGCCGATTACCCATCGGCTGTCGAATGTGGACGGTTGCGGCTAGGACGATGAGGTGGGAGAGAGCCAAGCTGTAGTCAAATGCAAACTCGCAGAGGCCAATACGATACCATCATAGGCATCCACGTTCTGTCGAGCAAACCTTGCCGGGTCAAACAGACGATTTGCAATGACGATTGGATCAAGCCGCCCGTAAAATGGCTATCATCTTAGCAGGACTTATTGATGCAACCCTCTGATTCCCGTGGCAACGGAACGGGCAGCGACGACACTACACTCACGGATCCCCAGGGAGGGAGATTGATAAAGAACAAAAAGATAGGGAAAACATGGAGATTCTCATTTTAAATAAAAGCCCGTGTCATGGAGAATATGCCCAAAGCGAGGCAGGTGCAACTCCGGCTCCAGGGGCACCTGCCGTTCCAGTGGGGGATTTTGCCCCAGTGTAAATTGACAGTGGAGGCAGGTGCGGTCAAGGGGTGCAactgccaccacctcgcgccTGCCCACCCGCCCAGTACCAGGCAGCACCAAACAGTGCTGCTCACAGTGCTCAGTGCTCACCATCCAGTCGTCCCGTCTCACCGAAAAGTCATCGTCAACAAGCCCCCCATCATCCCTCCCTCACCACCGCAAACTTGACGCCCGGCACAAAGCCGAGCCCAACTCACTacccatggccgccagcacTTTCGAGGCGCAGGGCGTGCGGGTTGCTGTCGAGGGTTGTGTGAGTTGAACCGTCGTACCGATTGATTCGTGCTTGCACGCGACTGACAGACAGCCTCTAGGGCCACGGCACCCTTCACGCCATATACGACTCCGTCGCACGCTCATGCAAGGAACGTGGCTGGGATGGCGTCGACCTGCTCATCATTGGAGGCGACTTTCAGGTACGTTGACCTCAGTGCGCGTGCGCTTTCCTCGATTCAACCCTTGCGTGTGCTGACTACGCCTCAGTCTGTTCGCAACGCCTCGGACCTGACGGCCATGTCTGTTCCCGTCAAGTACCGCCACCTAGGCGACTTTCCCGAGTACTACTCCGGGGCCCGGGCTGCCCCCTACCTCACCATCTTCATCGCCGGCAACCACGAGGCTAGCTCTCATCTTTGGGAGCTCTACTATGGCGGCTGGGTTGCGCCCAACATCTACtatctcggcgccgccaacgtccTGCGGTTTGGTCCTCTTCGCATCGCTGGAATGTCCGGTATCTGGAAGGGACATGACTATCGCAAGCCACACCATGAACGGCTCCCGTTCAACTCGGACGATGTCAAGTCCTTCTACCACGTCCGCGAGGTTGACGTccgcaagctgctgctgattCAGTCGCAAGTCGACGTCGGTCTGAGTCACGACTGGCCGCGTGCCATCGAAAAGTATGGCGACTCGGAATGGTTGTTCAAAACGAAGCCAGACTTTCGAGCAGAGTCCAGAGACGGATCTttgggcagcgtcgcggcaGAGTACGTCATGGACAGACTCCGTCCACCGTACTGGTTTTCTGCCCATCTCCATGTCAAATTTGCTGCCTTGAAAAAGTACGAAGAGACGGGCGGTGATCTCGGCTCTGCAGCAAACAGCAAGGAACCTGAGATTACCGTACAGAAAGATGCCGAGCCCAATCCCGATGAGATTGATCTGGAcatggatgacgatgatgctgGGACCACGGAACCCGCTGTCAAGCAAGACAACGCAGAGGCCGGTCAGGAGGACACGAACCAAATACCTGATGAGCTACGGGCTCAGTTACCCGCATCTTttgcccctccaccaccacagcgGCCAAGACACACGCCGGGCCAACCAGTTCCTCCGAGCATCGCCAACAGGGAGGTTCGCTTCTTGGCTTTGGACAAGTGCCTCCCCAGACGACAGTACCTTCAGCTGTGCGAGCTTGTCCCGTATGATCAACAGGCGCTGTCACGTCATCCTCCTCAAGACTCATCGCCTCGCTATCGGCTTCAGTATGACCCGGAGTGGCTCTCTATCACGCGAGCATTTCACTCATCCCTCTCAATTGGCGACCGAAATGGCCAGGTAGCCGAGGATCTGGGAGAGGACAAGTATTTGCCACTGATCCACAAAGAGCGAGAATGGGTCGAAGAAAATATAGCCAAGCCTGGAAAGCTAGATGTGCCAGAAAACTTTGAGTTGACGGCACCGCCTCATGTCCCCGGGAGTCCAGAGATTGTCCATGAGCAACCGGAAGAATACACAAATCCCCAAACCGCGGCATTCTGCAACCTCCTGGGAGTCAATAATCTCTGGGACGCCACTGACGAGGAAAGAAGGGAGAGGAAAGAATGTGGCCCACCGCCGTCTGTTTTCCGCGGAGGGCATCGTGGCGGAAGGGGTGGTAGAGGTGGcagaggcggacgaggaggcggtaggggacgagggcgaggcaaTCGAGGACGGTGGTAGGGCCTTCGACACCAGGTGCCGAGACACATGTTTTATTCTGGCGTATGGCATTCTTGTTTGGAAGATTGGCGCATGAAGTGACTAACACGAGCTCGTATCAAGAAGGGGGAGTCGGAGCATGGAATACGGTCAGGCGACAGCATAGGGTAGGTGCTGAGCTGGGCATTTGAAGCCTCTAGGAAGGATGTGGCTGTTGACAGATACAACCAGACAATGTTGAGCGATTGGCTCATGGCCAAGTGGCACGACCTTTGATGTGTTCTCTGGCGATCGGCTGTGAGTGCGAGTTGGAGGCGAAATATGCGACGGCGCATTCAGCCGCGGGGACGCATCCCTGACGGCGCATCGACAGTGACCCGTAAAGGCTGAacagcagcgcagcgcgcTAGGAAGTAACAAATAATCTCTCCCGAATCGCCGACAACGCGACGAAAGCGGAAGCCATGCCAGAATCATTGCCGTACGTATACTCACCGCTGCCGAGCACCTCGCACATCCGGTTGCTGAGGCGCGAGGACCCTGGGCCTGATGGGACGCTGCGCTTCTCGCTCACGACGCGGCACGTTGGCGACCCCAAGGCGCCCGACTACCACTGCCTGTCATACACATGGAGCAACCCGTTCGCCCACGGACGGTACTTCAGCGAGCATTTCGAgtcggtggcgccgcggtACGAGCCGGGGAGCAcggtggccgtcgagctggacgggcggacgCTGCGCATCCAGCGCAACCTGCACGACGCGCTGAGCGAGGTGCCGCGGTCAGCGTACGTGGACTACCTCGAcaggccgctggcggcgacgggcggcagaACCTATCTCCACGATGTCGTGGAggggggcgacgccgagctggtgCGCGAATGGCTGTGGAATGGAGCGGCCGTGGACAACCTCGACGATAGGGGCAGAACGGCGTTGCACTATGCGGCGGGGAAGGGACGCGTGGAGGTTGTGGAGATGCTCTGCAGGGCGGGAGCTCTACGTGCGCGGAgggacaaggaggagaagagcgCCTCCGACCTGGCGAGGGATGGGGgacacgacgacgtggtggCCCTGCTCGAGGGGTtcgccgggcagcagccgGATCCCCTGCCTCATGACTGCCAGTCTCCGAGGAACCCTGCCCCGGCCGACAGGTTGATATGGGCCGACGCGATATGCATCAACCAggccgacgttgacgagaAGAGCGCGCAGGTCAGCATCATGGACCGCATCTACTCCAACGCCGCCTACGTGGTCGCCTGGCTGGGCCCGCCGGACGAGCGGTCCTCGCTCGGGCTGCAGACGCTGAGCGCTCTCAaggagcacctcgacgccttcaGGGCCAGCCGGATCGAGCCCTTTGGCGGCTACGACGGGGCCAATtacgaggaggcgggcgtgcccTTGATCCCCTGGGccgggtgggcggcgctggcgagcatCTACCAGCGGCAGTGGTTCCGGCGGGCGTGGATCGTGCAGGAGGCCATCCTGCCGCCCGTGCTGCTCATGTACCTGGGCGACGCGTACGTCTCGTGGTACgacctgggcggcgtggccgacgcgctgcggcacagcaaggccaagctgggCGCGagcggctcgacggcctttgtgccgctgcacgacgcggccgttgccgtcgaaTGGAACATGGGCGAGGTGCACAAGTACCGCACCAACAGGAACAGGGCCCTGCGGAGGGACGTGGATGCTACCGCCGGGaacgaagaggaggaagtgCGGGCATCGAGGTCGCTGTTCGTGCTGCGCGAGCTCGTCTTCAACTTCTGGACCTTTCTCGCCTCGGACCCCCGGGACAAGGTGTTTGCGCTCTacggcgtcgtcaacgcgTTTGCGGAGCGCCGTCTCCTGACCGACTACCGGCTCTCCCTGGTCGACGTAtacacggcgacgacgaggcagctGATCCTGGACGCGGGGAACCTGTCGGCGCTGTCCGCGTGCGTCTACCCCGTccagcggcgcgacgaccTGCCGAGCTGGGTGCTGGACTTTAGCCTCCCGGGGATCAACGGCGTGCCGGACATCTTCTCCGCCGACAAGGGGCTCGAGTACAGAGCGCCGAGGGCGGACGACGCTCGCGTCGACAGCCCGGTCCTCGGTGTGCGAGGTGTGAGGatcggcatcatcaccgaAGCGGCCGGGCGGCCCAACATTGGACCCTCCGGGAAGCTGCAGTTCGACCCGTCATGGCTCCAACTGCTGCTCTCCATCCGAGCTCAGGACGCCtacggcgagcagcccgtCCTGTCCGAGATACTCTGGCGGACGCTGTGCATGGACATGTCGTCGGGGAGCCTCTTCGACTCCAAGGTCTACGGGGCGCGAGCGCCCGACGAGTTTGGCGCGCAGTTCAGGATGTTTATGCTCCTCATGATCCTGGCCGGGGCGGACCGCATGGTGCTGGAcaaggtcggcgtcgagccgaGCCCGCAGAACGACACGATGACGGTCAGCACCCTCCCGTACGACCCCATGGAGGCGGACATGGagccgacgctggcggccctcgacgccgtggccgccgcgcaagaCGGGGGGCCGCCCAACACGAACTACCTGCCGAGCCGCGAGGAGGTGCTGTACTTTTGGGACAAGCTCGAGTGCACCATGGTGCGCAacacggccgtcgacgccgacggggggCCGCACGACTTTTACGTCCCGCCCGAGGTGCGCgcggggcggcagcgcatcgtcggcg
The genomic region above belongs to Purpureocillium takamizusanense chromosome 5, complete sequence and contains:
- a CDS encoding uncharacterized protein (SECRETED:SignalP(1-16~SECRETED:cutsite=ALA-SP~SECRETED:prob=0.7919)~EggNog:ENOG503P7FH) — translated: MKSFIAIAVFAAAALASPPADEICAQQCNAALDSCVAAGQAIADCTGTYINCLGFNPYDQVPFKKPTACRKETEGACAVRCNKNMDTCVGDGNAAQACTQTYVRCLGYNPYENVRYKKPTACRASQNN
- the DBR1_2 gene encoding lariat debranching enzyme (EggNog:ENOG503NU5D~COG:A~BUSCO:EOG09262LI4) — protein: MAASTFEAQGVRVAVEGCGHGTLHAIYDSVARSCKERGWDGVDLLIIGGDFQSVRNASDLTAMSVPVKYRHLGDFPEYYSGARAAPYLTIFIAGNHEASSHLWELYYGGWVAPNIYYLGAANVLRFGPLRIAGMSGIWKGHDYRKPHHERLPFNSDDVKSFYHVREVDVRKLLLIQSQVDVGLSHDWPRAIEKYGDSEWLFKTKPDFRAESRDGSLGSVAAEYVMDRLRPPYWFSAHLHVKFAALKKYEETGGDLGSAANSKEPEITVQKDAEPNPDEIDLDMDDDDAGTTEPAVKQDNAEAGQEDTNQIPDELRAQLPASFAPPPPQRPRHTPGQPVPPSIANREVRFLALDKCLPRRQYLQLCELVPYDQQALSRHPPQDSSPRYRLQYDPEWLSITRAFHSSLSIGDRNGQVAEDLGEDKYLPLIHKEREWVEENIAKPGKLDVPENFELTAPPHVPGSPEIVHEQPEEYTNPQTAAFCNLLGVNNLWDATDEERRERKECGPPPSVFRGGHRGGRGGRGGRGGRGGGRGRGRGNRGRW
- a CDS encoding uncharacterized protein (COG:S~EggNog:ENOG503P2ZW); this encodes MPESLPYVYSPLPSTSHIRLLRREDPGPDGTLRFSLTTRHVGDPKAPDYHCLSYTWSNPFAHGRYFSEHFESVAPRYEPGSTVAVELDGRTLRIQRNLHDALSEVPRSAYVDYLDRPLAATGGRTYLHDVVEGGDAELVREWLWNGAAVDNLDDRGRTALHYAAGKGRVEVVEMLCRAGALRARRDKEEKSASDLARDGGHDDVVALLEGFAGQQPDPLPHDCQSPRNPAPADRLIWADAICINQADVDEKSAQVSIMDRIYSNAAYVVAWLGPPDERSSLGLQTLSALKEHLDAFRASRIEPFGGYDGANYEEAGVPLIPWAGWAALASIYQRQWFRRAWIVQEAILPPVLLMYLGDAYVSWYDLGGVADALRHSKAKLGASGSTAFVPLHDAAVAVEWNMGEVHKYRTNRNRALRRDVDATAGNEEEEVRASRSLFVLRELVFNFWTFLASDPRDKVFALYGVVNAFAERRLLTDYRLSLVDVYTATTRQLILDAGNLSALSACVYPVQRRDDLPSWVLDFSLPGINGVPDIFSADKGLEYRAPRADDARVDSPVLGVRGVRIGIITEAAGRPNIGPSGKLQFDPSWLQLLLSIRAQDAYGEQPVLSEILWRTLCMDMSSGSLFDSKVYGARAPDEFGAQFRMFMLLMILAGADRMVLDKVGVEPSPQNDTMTVSTLPYDPMEADMEPTLAALDAVAAAQDGGPPNTNYLPSREEVLYFWDKLECTMVRNTAVDADGGPHDFYVPPEVRAGRQRIVGGGYVVRGSRMFQRCEGFASAYSSVYGGRQLVAVDGAYLGMAALSAAPGDEVWVLPGLTAPAVLRSMSMSGSGSRSRSMGTGEAEAEAEAEAEETPPRYHFVGACYVHGLMHGEVAASGRGQPELLDVDLV